Proteins encoded within one genomic window of Flavobacterium sp. NG2:
- a CDS encoding NAD(P)/FAD-dependent oxidoreductase produces MPQELLIQVSPEIAANESLLKGFVANKIKVAAHSIHHIVILKRSIDARQKAIKINLKVVVYLDGEPFQERLLELPDYPNVANSQEVIVVGAGPAGLFAALQLVELGLKPIVVERGKDVRGRRRDLKAINRDHIVDGDSNYCFGEGGAGTYSDGKLYTRSKKRGDVTRILELLVAFGATPDILVDAHPHIGTNKLPQIIQDIREKIIECGGQVLFETRVTDILIKNNEVEGVVTQKGDTISANKLILATGHSARDIFELLDKKKIFIEAKAFALGVRAEHPQSLIDQIQYSCDYRGELLPPAPYSIVKQVGGRGMYSFCMCPGGVIAPCATSPGEVVTNGWSPSKRDQATANSGIVIELKLEDFKPFAKFGPLAGMEFQKSIEKKAWHLAGETQKVPAQRMVDFVQNKVSSEIPKTSYVPGTTSVEMGQVFPSFLSQILREGFSEFGKSMKGYLTNEAILHAPESRTSSPVRIPRDGITYEHLQIKGLYPCGEGAGYAGGIISAAIDGEKCALMIAESLKR; encoded by the coding sequence ATGCCTCAAGAACTTCTTATACAAGTCAGTCCAGAAATTGCTGCTAATGAATCTTTATTAAAAGGTTTTGTGGCTAATAAAATTAAAGTTGCTGCTCATTCTATTCATCATATTGTTATTTTAAAGCGTTCCATTGATGCGCGTCAAAAAGCAATTAAGATTAATTTAAAAGTAGTGGTTTACTTGGATGGTGAGCCTTTTCAGGAAAGACTATTGGAATTGCCAGATTATCCTAATGTGGCTAATTCTCAAGAAGTAATTGTTGTAGGAGCTGGTCCTGCGGGACTTTTTGCTGCTTTGCAATTAGTGGAATTAGGATTAAAGCCAATTGTTGTTGAAAGAGGGAAAGATGTCAGAGGGAGAAGAAGGGATTTAAAAGCCATCAATAGGGATCATATTGTTGATGGAGATTCTAATTATTGTTTTGGAGAAGGTGGAGCAGGAACTTATTCGGATGGAAAATTATATACTCGTTCCAAAAAACGAGGTGATGTTACCCGAATTTTAGAATTGTTAGTTGCTTTTGGTGCTACCCCTGATATTCTGGTGGATGCACATCCACATATTGGAACTAATAAATTACCTCAAATCATTCAGGATATTCGTGAAAAGATTATTGAATGTGGTGGTCAAGTGCTTTTTGAGACAAGGGTAACGGATATTTTAATAAAAAATAATGAGGTCGAAGGTGTGGTGACTCAAAAGGGAGATACTATATCGGCTAATAAATTAATATTGGCTACAGGGCATTCTGCTCGTGATATCTTTGAATTATTAGATAAAAAAAAGATTTTCATTGAAGCCAAAGCATTTGCCTTGGGCGTAAGGGCAGAACATCCACAATCATTGATTGATCAAATCCAGTATAGTTGTGATTACCGCGGGGAATTATTACCGCCTGCTCCTTATAGTATCGTAAAGCAAGTGGGTGGTCGCGGGATGTATTCTTTTTGTATGTGTCCAGGTGGCGTAATCGCTCCTTGCGCAACAAGTCCTGGTGAAGTAGTTACTAATGGTTGGTCTCCATCCAAAAGGGATCAAGCTACTGCTAACTCAGGGATTGTAATCGAATTAAAGTTAGAAGATTTTAAACCTTTTGCTAAGTTTGGTCCTTTGGCAGGAATGGAATTCCAAAAAAGCATCGAAAAGAAAGCTTGGCATTTGGCTGGAGAGACACAAAAAGTGCCTGCACAACGCATGGTTGATTTTGTTCAAAATAAAGTTTCTAGTGAGATTCCAAAAACATCCTATGTTCCAGGAACAACTTCAGTTGAAATGGGGCAAGTGTTTCCAAGTTTTTTAAGTCAAATATTAAGAGAAGGATTTTCAGAATTTGGAAAATCAATGAAAGGGTATTTGACAAATGAAGCGATTCTGCATGCGCCAGAATCTAGGACGTCTTCTCCAGTACGTATTCCTAGAGACGGAATAACATACGAACACCTTCAAATAAAAGGGTTATATCCTTGTGGTGAAGGTGCAGGATATGCTGGCGGAATCATTTCGGCAGCTATTGATGGCGAAAAATGTGCTCTGATGATAGCTGAAAGTCTTAAAAGGTAG
- a CDS encoding glycoside hydrolase family 25 protein, with product MKKKTVRRKSTVVRKSKKKTTLFYGKFLRYSVLLFCVGIFFLLLYHYRNGLAYYFSFKTDKILSEKAEDKRLSDIRNHQVLVKIDGKSIGIDVSEYQGDISWSYVDTLENQFPIHFVLIRATVGSDRLDRKFEKNWLGAKSNKMIRGAYHYYRPNENSLEQAALFIKTVRLNKGDLPPVLDIERLAENQSIGRLKIGLKRWLDKVEAHYKVRPIIYTGEKYYDDFLKEEFKDYLFWIANYNFYREKINEDWLFWQFTEKGTVPGISGNVDLNIFNGDLQQLQFITVE from the coding sequence ATGAAAAAGAAAACGGTTCGCAGAAAATCCACAGTCGTTAGGAAGAGCAAAAAGAAAACGACTTTGTTTTACGGTAAGTTCCTGCGTTATTCAGTATTGTTATTTTGTGTTGGTATCTTTTTTCTTTTGTTGTATCATTATCGAAATGGATTAGCCTATTATTTTAGTTTTAAAACAGATAAGATATTAAGTGAAAAAGCGGAGGACAAAAGGCTTTCGGATATTCGTAATCATCAGGTTTTGGTGAAAATTGATGGAAAATCAATTGGAATAGATGTTTCAGAATATCAAGGAGATATCAGCTGGTCGTATGTTGATACGCTTGAGAATCAATTTCCTATTCATTTTGTGTTGATTAGGGCTACTGTAGGTAGTGATCGTTTGGATCGAAAATTTGAGAAAAATTGGCTTGGCGCCAAAAGCAATAAAATGATTAGAGGTGCTTATCATTATTATCGACCTAATGAAAATTCATTGGAACAAGCAGCACTTTTTATCAAAACGGTTCGTTTGAATAAAGGCGATTTGCCACCTGTTTTGGATATTGAAAGATTAGCTGAAAATCAATCTATAGGTAGGCTTAAAATAGGATTAAAACGTTGGCTAGATAAAGTAGAAGCGCATTATAAAGTGAGGCCAATAATTTACACAGGTGAAAAATATTATGATGATTTCTTGAAAGAAGAATTTAAGGATTATCTTTTTTGGATAGCAAATTACAATTTTTACAGAGAAAAAATCAATGAGGATTGGTTGTTCTGGCAATTTACCGAAAAAGGAACTGTACCAGGAATAAGTGGAAATGTAGATTTAAATATCTTTAACGGGGATTTACAACAATTGCAGTTTATTACTGTTGAATAG
- a CDS encoding RecQ family ATP-dependent DNA helicase, producing the protein MNSNEIDIHKELKKYFGFSQFKGLQEQVIKSLINKQNTFVIMPTGGGKSLCYQLPALIQEGTAIVVSPLIALMKNQVDAIRSLSSENGIAHVLNSSLTKTEISQVKKDITSGLTKLLYVAPESLTKEENVEFLKSVTVSFVAIDEAHCISEWGHDFRPEYRNLKNIIKQIGEVPVIGLTATATPKVQEDILKNLDMSNATTFKASFNRPNLFYEVRTKTKNVESDIIRFIRQHKGKSGVIYCLSRKKVEAIAEVLKVNGISAVPYHAGLDAKTRAKHQDMFLMEDVDVVVATIAFGMGIDKPDVRFVIHHDIPKSLESYYQETGRAGRDGGEGHCLAYYSYKDVEKLEKFMSGKPVAEQEIGFALLQEVVAYAETSMSRRKFLLHYFGEEFDSETGEGADMDDNVRNPKKKVEAKDEVVKLLEVVRDTKHLYKSKEIVFTLIGRVNAVIKAHRTDVQPFFGSGANHDEKYWMALLRQVLVAGYLSKDIETYGIVKINKKGLDFIKKPTSFMMSEDHEYNETVDEAIVTASKSTAAVDEALMNMLRELRKKEAKKIGVPPFVVFQDPSLEDMALKYPISIEELVNIHGVGEGKAKKYGGAFVTLINRYVEDNDIIRPDDLVVKSTGTNSANKLYIIQNIDRKLSLEDIAKAKGFTMDTLIKEMEQIVYSGTKLNIKYWIDDLLDEDQQEEIHEYFMESESDKIDEALKEFDGEYDIDELRLMRIKFISEVAN; encoded by the coding sequence ATGAATTCAAACGAAATTGACATCCATAAAGAATTAAAAAAATATTTTGGTTTTAGCCAATTTAAAGGATTACAAGAACAAGTAATTAAAAGTTTAATAAATAAACAGAATACATTCGTAATTATGCCCACAGGTGGTGGGAAGTCACTTTGTTACCAACTGCCTGCTTTGATTCAAGAAGGAACTGCTATTGTGGTTTCTCCGTTAATAGCTTTGATGAAAAATCAAGTGGATGCTATTCGGAGTTTGTCCTCTGAGAATGGAATTGCACATGTCTTAAATTCATCCCTTACCAAAACTGAAATTTCTCAAGTTAAAAAAGATATTACATCTGGATTGACTAAGTTACTCTATGTGGCTCCAGAGTCTTTGACGAAAGAAGAAAATGTCGAGTTTCTGAAAAGCGTCACCGTTTCTTTTGTAGCGATAGATGAGGCGCATTGTATTTCGGAGTGGGGTCATGATTTTAGACCGGAGTATCGAAACTTAAAAAACATTATTAAACAAATAGGAGAGGTGCCTGTTATTGGCTTAACGGCTACGGCGACACCTAAGGTACAAGAAGATATTTTGAAAAATTTAGACATGTCAAATGCGACTACTTTCAAAGCTTCTTTTAATAGACCTAATTTGTTTTATGAAGTGCGTACCAAAACAAAGAATGTAGAATCAGATATTATTCGATTCATTCGTCAACATAAAGGGAAGTCAGGAGTTATTTACTGTTTGAGTCGCAAGAAAGTAGAGGCAATTGCCGAAGTGCTAAAGGTAAACGGTATAAGTGCTGTTCCTTATCACGCTGGATTAGATGCTAAAACTAGGGCGAAACATCAGGATATGTTTCTGATGGAAGATGTGGATGTTGTTGTGGCAACTATTGCTTTTGGAATGGGGATTGACAAACCAGATGTTCGTTTTGTAATTCATCATGATATTCCTAAATCATTAGAAAGTTATTATCAAGAAACTGGGCGAGCAGGACGAGATGGAGGCGAAGGACATTGCTTGGCTTATTACTCCTATAAGGATGTCGAAAAGTTAGAGAAATTCATGTCGGGAAAACCTGTAGCGGAACAAGAAATAGGTTTTGCTTTGCTGCAAGAAGTGGTAGCTTATGCTGAAACTTCGATGTCTAGAAGAAAGTTCTTGTTGCACTATTTCGGAGAAGAGTTTGATAGTGAAACCGGAGAAGGTGCCGATATGGATGATAATGTTCGAAATCCTAAAAAGAAAGTAGAAGCCAAAGATGAAGTGGTCAAATTACTTGAAGTAGTAAGAGATACTAAACATTTATATAAGTCTAAAGAAATTGTCTTTACCTTAATAGGTAGGGTAAATGCGGTAATAAAAGCACATCGTACCGATGTACAGCCTTTTTTTGGCTCAGGAGCTAATCACGACGAAAAATATTGGATGGCCTTATTGCGTCAAGTCCTGGTTGCGGGTTATTTGTCAAAAGATATTGAGACTTATGGTATTGTAAAAATCAATAAAAAAGGATTGGATTTTATAAAAAAGCCAACTTCTTTTATGATGTCTGAGGATCATGAATACAATGAAACGGTAGACGAAGCTATTGTTACTGCCTCAAAATCTACTGCAGCTGTTGATGAAGCTTTGATGAATATGTTGCGCGAACTTCGTAAAAAAGAAGCCAAGAAGATTGGAGTTCCACCTTTTGTGGTTTTTCAAGACCCTTCTTTGGAAGATATGGCGTTAAAGTATCCTATTTCCATAGAGGAATTAGTTAATATTCATGGCGTTGGTGAAGGAAAAGCCAAGAAGTATGGTGGTGCATTTGTTACGTTGATTAATCGTTATGTTGAAGATAATGATATTATTCGTCCGGATGATTTAGTTGTGAAATCTACTGGGACTAATTCGGCTAATAAATTGTATATCATTCAAAATATCGATAGAAAATTATCTTTAGAGGATATTGCTAAAGCTAAAGGCTTTACTATGGATACTTTGATTAAAGAAATGGAACAAATTGTGTATTCGGGAACAAAACTGAATATTAAATATTGGATAGATGATTTGCTTGACGAAGATCAACAAGAAGAGATTCATGAATATTTTATGGAGTCGGAATCAGATAAAATTGATGAGGCGCTCAAAGAATTTGATGGTGAATATGATATTGATGAGTTGCGACTTATGCGAATTAAGTTTATTAGTGAAGTAGCAAATTAG
- the lptB gene encoding LPS export ABC transporter ATP-binding protein has translation MILRADNLVKTYKGRSVVKGISVEVNQGEIVGLLGPNGAGKTTSFYMIVGLVKPNAGNIYLNDLNITDYPMYKRAQQGIGYLAQEASVFRKLSIEDNILSVLQLTQLSKEAQIAKMESLIAEFSLEHIRTNRGDLLSGGERRRTEIARCLATDPKFILLDEPFAGVDPVAVEDIQRIVAQLKNKNIGILITDHNVQETLAITDKTYLMFEGGILKAGIPEELVEDEMVRRVYLGQNFELRKKKIEF, from the coding sequence ATGATTTTAAGAGCTGACAATTTAGTAAAAACATACAAAGGAAGAAGTGTTGTAAAAGGTATTTCAGTAGAAGTGAATCAAGGCGAAATCGTAGGTCTTTTAGGTCCAAACGGTGCTGGTAAAACGACATCCTTTTATATGATTGTAGGATTGGTAAAACCAAATGCCGGAAACATTTACCTTAACGATTTGAACATTACCGATTACCCGATGTACAAACGAGCACAACAGGGAATAGGCTATCTAGCTCAGGAAGCTTCTGTTTTCAGAAAATTAAGTATTGAAGACAACATCTTAAGTGTACTACAACTAACCCAACTTTCAAAAGAAGCTCAAATTGCTAAAATGGAAAGCTTGATAGCTGAGTTTAGCTTAGAGCATATTCGTACCAATCGAGGGGACTTACTTTCTGGAGGTGAACGTCGTCGTACTGAAATCGCACGTTGCTTGGCAACTGACCCTAAATTCATTTTGCTTGACGAACCTTTTGCAGGAGTTGACCCTGTAGCGGTAGAAGACATTCAGCGTATTGTTGCTCAGTTGAAAAATAAAAACATTGGCATCTTAATAACGGATCACAACGTTCAGGAAACACTTGCGATTACTGACAAAACCTATTTGATGTTTGAAGGAGGAATTCTGAAAGCTGGAATCCCTGAAGAGCTAGTAGAAGACGAAATGGTACGAAGAGTTTATTTAGGACAAAATTTCGAATTGAGAAAAAAGAAAATTGAGTTTTAA
- a CDS encoding CDP-alcohol phosphatidyltransferase family protein — translation MSSIKKHVPNLITLLNLFSGCIALVFATQSNFEFAFYFVCLGIFFDFFDGFFARLFKVSSPLGLQLDSLADMVTSGVVPGYVMFAMLSNSQHEISSCPFVPYLGFIVTLGSCYRLANFNIDTRQTDSFIGLPTPANALFILSLPLVLQYSDSLIVLEALTNQWLLFTIVLGSAYILNAEIPLFSLKLKKFTVKDNLLQILFLVVSFLLVFFFHFLGISLLILFYVLLSVVNNKLIKN, via the coding sequence ATGAGTAGCATTAAAAAGCATGTTCCCAACTTAATTACTTTATTGAATCTTTTTTCTGGTTGTATTGCTTTGGTTTTTGCCACTCAATCTAATTTTGAATTTGCTTTTTATTTTGTGTGCTTAGGCATCTTCTTCGACTTTTTTGATGGTTTTTTTGCTCGTTTATTTAAGGTTTCGAGTCCATTAGGGTTGCAATTAGATTCATTGGCTGATATGGTAACGAGCGGTGTTGTGCCGGGCTATGTCATGTTTGCGATGTTGTCCAATAGTCAACATGAAATTTCAAGCTGTCCTTTCGTTCCTTATTTAGGGTTTATTGTAACTTTAGGTTCTTGTTATCGTTTGGCTAATTTCAATATTGATACCCGTCAAACGGATTCTTTTATTGGGTTGCCAACACCAGCTAATGCATTATTTATTTTGAGTTTACCATTGGTTTTACAATATTCAGATTCATTAATTGTACTAGAAGCCTTGACTAATCAGTGGCTTTTATTCACTATTGTTTTGGGGAGTGCATATATCTTAAATGCTGAAATTCCATTATTTTCATTAAAACTAAAAAAGTTTACAGTGAAAGATAATCTTCTACAAATTCTGTTTTTAGTAGTTTCATTTTTATTGGTTTTCTTTTTCCATTTCCTAGGGATTTCATTGTTAATCCTGTTTTATGTTTTACTTTCAGTGGTAAATAACAAGTTAATCAAGAATTAA
- a CDS encoding 6-pyruvoyl trahydropterin synthase family protein, translating into MKVTISRRAHFNAAHRLHRKDWTFEKNDAVFGKCNNPNYHGHNYELIVSVTGPIDPETGFVVDVKILSEIIKEEVEIPFDHKNLNLDVAEFQDLNPTAENIVVVIWNKIRKRIQSDFDLEVVLYETPRNFVTYRGE; encoded by the coding sequence ATGAAAGTAACAATAAGTAGAAGGGCACATTTCAACGCGGCACATCGATTGCATCGCAAGGATTGGACTTTTGAAAAAAATGATGCGGTTTTCGGGAAATGTAATAATCCTAATTATCATGGGCACAATTATGAGTTAATTGTGAGTGTGACTGGACCTATTGATCCTGAAACGGGTTTTGTGGTGGATGTTAAGATTTTATCGGAAATTATAAAAGAAGAAGTGGAAATTCCTTTTGATCATAAAAATTTAAATCTAGATGTAGCAGAATTTCAGGATTTAAATCCTACGGCTGAAAATATTGTGGTCGTTATTTGGAATAAAATTAGAAAAAGAATTCAGTCGGATTTTGATTTAGAGGTTGTGCTTTATGAAACGCCTCGAAATTTTGTAACGTATAGAGGAGAATAA
- the tatC gene encoding twin-arginine translocase subunit TatC, with amino-acid sequence MAKKNLNEMSFLDHLEDLRWLLVRSTIAIIIMAFVTYFISDYLFDTIIFGPTRPTFFTYTYLCELSHSLGFAESICITEMPFIIQNTEMEGQVNVFIWICILAGFILAFPYILWEIWKFIGPALYENEKKNAKIFIFFSSLLFFLGVLFGYFVIIPMSVNFVATFTVSDVVLNQFTLNSYIGMVKTSVIAGGLFFELPIIIYFLTKLGLVTPNFLRNYRKYAIVLVLIVAAIVTPPDVVSQTIVAIPMLLIYEASIFLSVFVSKKEIDS; translated from the coding sequence ATGGCAAAAAAAAACTTAAACGAGATGTCTTTTTTAGATCATCTTGAAGACTTAAGATGGCTATTAGTTCGCAGCACTATTGCGATCATTATCATGGCGTTTGTCACTTATTTCATTAGTGACTATCTTTTTGACACTATTATTTTTGGCCCTACAAGACCAACATTTTTCACCTACACCTACCTCTGTGAACTCTCCCATAGCTTAGGTTTTGCTGAAAGTATTTGCATAACCGAAATGCCATTTATCATCCAAAACACAGAAATGGAAGGACAGGTCAATGTCTTCATTTGGATATGTATTCTTGCTGGCTTCATCCTTGCTTTCCCCTATATATTATGGGAAATATGGAAATTTATTGGCCCAGCACTTTATGAAAATGAAAAGAAAAACGCCAAAATATTTATCTTTTTCTCCTCTTTACTTTTCTTTTTAGGAGTTCTTTTTGGCTATTTTGTCATCATCCCGATGTCTGTCAATTTTGTTGCTACATTTACCGTAAGTGATGTTGTTCTGAATCAATTTACCTTAAACTCTTATATTGGAATGGTAAAAACCTCTGTTATAGCAGGTGGATTGTTTTTTGAATTACCAATTATCATTTACTTCTTGACCAAATTAGGACTAGTGACCCCTAATTTTTTAAGAAATTATCGAAAATACGCCATTGTACTTGTACTTATTGTTGCCGCCATTGTCACTCCACCTGATGTTGTAAGCCAAACCATTGTTGCAATACCAATGCTATTGATATATGAAGCGAGTATCTTCCTATCAGTATTTGTGTCCAAAAAAGAAATCGATTCGTAA
- a CDS encoding type I phosphomannose isomerase catalytic subunit, whose product MKIYPLQFEPILKERIWGGEKLKTYLNKPITSPITGESWELSTVEGDVSVIANGDYKGEKLTDVINEFPVELLGIDVYGRFGKQFPLLFKYLDAREDLSIQVHPNDTLAKERHNSFGKTEMWYIMQADEEARIIVGFKEDSTTNEYVQNLENNTLLSILNDVKVKEGDVFFLETGTVHAIGAGMVVAEIQQTSDVTYRLYDFDRTDANGNRRELHVDLALDAINYKKTNTYKEYANNSNQSNTIVDCTYFTTNVIPLEGNMPVNKKGESFTVYMCIDGAFKIVLDEVVNEYKKGDTVLVPAAMRSFVLNGKASLLEIYIS is encoded by the coding sequence ATGAAAATATATCCATTACAGTTTGAGCCAATTCTAAAAGAAAGAATTTGGGGAGGAGAAAAACTAAAAACCTATCTTAATAAGCCAATCACTTCTCCTATAACAGGGGAGAGTTGGGAGTTGTCTACGGTGGAAGGTGATGTTAGTGTGATTGCGAATGGCGATTACAAGGGCGAGAAGTTGACAGATGTTATTAATGAATTTCCTGTTGAACTGCTTGGAATAGATGTTTATGGGCGTTTCGGGAAGCAATTTCCATTACTTTTTAAATATTTAGATGCTCGTGAGGATTTATCTATTCAAGTGCATCCTAACGATACTTTGGCTAAAGAGCGTCACAATTCTTTTGGAAAAACAGAGATGTGGTACATTATGCAAGCTGATGAAGAAGCGAGGATAATTGTTGGTTTTAAAGAAGATAGTACTACAAATGAGTATGTTCAGAATCTTGAAAATAATACTTTGTTGTCGATTCTTAATGATGTGAAAGTTAAAGAAGGAGATGTTTTCTTTCTTGAGACAGGGACGGTACATGCTATTGGTGCTGGAATGGTAGTGGCTGAAATTCAACAAACTTCGGATGTAACCTATCGTTTGTATGATTTTGACCGAACAGATGCTAATGGAAATAGAAGAGAGTTACATGTTGACTTAGCTTTGGATGCTATCAATTATAAGAAAACAAATACTTATAAGGAGTATGCAAATAACAGTAATCAATCGAACACTATTGTAGATTGTACTTATTTTACAACGAATGTTATTCCTTTGGAAGGAAATATGCCAGTTAATAAAAAAGGTGAAAGCTTTACTGTGTATATGTGTATTGATGGAGCTTTCAAAATTGTTTTAGATGAAGTAGTTAATGAATATAAAAAAGGAGATACTGTTTTGGTTCCAGCGGCAATGCGTTCATTTGTTTTGAATGGAAAAGCTTCTCTTTTAGAAATTTATATTTCATAG
- a CDS encoding KpsF/GutQ family sugar-phosphate isomerase — MITKENILAIAKKTILSESEAIAKLTDFLDDDFYQAAQTIYQSKGRLVITGIGKSAIIAQKMVATFNSTGTPSLFLHASEAIHGDLGMIQNEDVIICISKSGNSPEIKALVPLLTRFGNTLIGMTGNTTSFLAKGSKYILNTTVDKEACPINLAPTNSTTAQLVMGDALAVCLMEIRDFKPEDFAVYHPGGALGKKLLLKVSDMIEHSLKPTVSPDASIKKAIFEISEKRLGVTAVVENNSVIGIITDGDIRRMLNERDSFSELTARDIMTKNPKIVQSSTMAVDALNILEDFSITQLIVVDNNEYKGVLHLHDILKEGII; from the coding sequence TTGATAACTAAAGAAAATATATTGGCAATAGCCAAAAAAACCATTTTATCTGAAAGCGAAGCTATTGCAAAACTAACTGATTTTCTGGATGATGATTTCTACCAAGCTGCACAAACTATTTACCAATCAAAAGGCAGATTAGTCATAACAGGCATTGGAAAAAGCGCCATTATTGCACAAAAAATGGTCGCGACATTTAACTCCACTGGTACCCCATCATTATTTCTTCATGCTTCTGAAGCCATTCATGGCGACTTAGGAATGATTCAAAACGAAGACGTAATTATCTGTATTTCAAAAAGCGGAAATAGTCCTGAAATAAAAGCCTTAGTGCCGCTATTAACACGTTTTGGAAACACTTTGATTGGAATGACAGGAAACACAACCTCATTCCTTGCAAAGGGCTCTAAATATATTTTGAACACAACGGTCGATAAGGAAGCTTGCCCAATTAACCTTGCGCCTACCAATAGCACCACTGCGCAATTAGTAATGGGAGACGCTTTGGCGGTATGTTTAATGGAAATTAGAGACTTTAAGCCCGAAGATTTTGCTGTATATCACCCAGGAGGCGCATTAGGTAAAAAATTATTACTTAAAGTGAGCGACATGATTGAACATAGCTTAAAACCTACAGTCTCACCGGATGCATCTATCAAAAAAGCAATCTTCGAAATATCCGAAAAACGCCTAGGTGTTACTGCAGTTGTTGAAAATAATTCTGTCATAGGAATCATAACCGATGGTGACATTCGTAGAATGCTTAATGAAAGAGACAGTTTTTCTGAATTAACAGCTCGAGATATAATGACCAAAAACCCTAAAATTGTTCAATCATCAACCATGGCAGTTGACGCATTAAATATCCTAGAAGACTTTTCAATCACACAATTAATAGTGGTCGACAATAATGAATATAAAGGTGTATTACATTTACATGACATCTTAAAAGAAGGAATCATATAA
- the idi gene encoding isopentenyl-diphosphate Delta-isomerase, translated as MKEENVILVDENDEQIGLMPKLEAHEKAVLHRAFSVFVLNDKNEMMLQQRAQHKYHSPMLWTNTCCSHQREGETNLQAGSRRLYEEMGFKTELKELFHFIYKAPFDNGLTEHELDHVMIGYYNESPIINPEEVQDWKWMGIEEVQSDIKVNPESYTVWFKIIFEEFYHFLEEHKI; from the coding sequence ATGAAAGAAGAAAATGTAATATTGGTTGACGAAAATGATGAGCAAATTGGGTTGATGCCTAAGTTGGAAGCTCATGAAAAAGCTGTATTGCATCGTGCTTTCTCCGTTTTTGTGTTAAATGATAAAAATGAAATGATGCTCCAGCAGCGAGCGCAGCATAAATACCATTCTCCAATGCTTTGGACGAACACTTGTTGTAGTCATCAACGTGAGGGGGAGACTAATCTTCAAGCAGGTAGTCGTAGATTGTATGAGGAAATGGGATTTAAAACGGAGTTAAAAGAATTGTTTCATTTTATTTATAAAGCACCTTTTGATAATGGATTAACAGAACATGAGCTAGATCATGTAATGATTGGTTATTATAATGAGAGTCCAATTATTAATCCTGAAGAAGTTCAAGATTGGAAATGGATGGGGATTGAGGAGGTTCAATCAGATATAAAAGTGAATCCAGAATCGTATACGGTATGGTTCAAAATAATTTTTGAAGAATTTTATCATTTTTTAGAAGAGCATAAAATATAA
- a CDS encoding peroxiredoxin, with amino-acid sequence MGLKVGDKIPLFRAQDSLGNVFDSQTLIGQKPVVIYFYPKDDTPGCTTQACSFRDQYQDFKELGAEVIGISSDGLESHQEFSKKYKLPFILLSDENQKIRSLFGVPSRFWGLLPGRVTYVVDKNGVVQMVFNGIFAAKHIPKALEVVKQLVI; translated from the coding sequence ATGGGGTTAAAAGTTGGTGATAAAATCCCTTTGTTTCGTGCTCAAGATAGTTTGGGTAATGTTTTTGACAGTCAAACCTTGATTGGTCAAAAGCCAGTTGTGATTTACTTTTATCCAAAAGATGATACTCCAGGATGTACTACTCAAGCCTGTAGTTTTAGAGATCAATACCAAGATTTTAAAGAATTGGGGGCTGAAGTGATAGGGATCAGTAGTGACGGATTAGAATCTCATCAAGAATTTTCTAAAAAATATAAATTACCATTTATATTGCTATCAGATGAAAATCAAAAAATTAGAAGCTTATTTGGTGTTCCATCTCGTTTTTGGGGTTTACTTCCTGGTAGGGTGACTTATGTTGTAGATAAGAATGGAGTGGTACAAATGGTTTTCAATGGAATTTTTGCTGCAAAGCATATTCCTAAAGCGTTAGAAGTAGTTAAGCAGTTAGTCATTTAA